A single region of the Azospirillum fermentarium genome encodes:
- a CDS encoding DUF736 domain-containing protein gives MAQIGTFTRNDDGSFVGTIKTLTLNIKARFVPAAKDSDKAPDLRAQSNGIEIGAGWRKTAKETGRDYHSVKLDDPSFPAPIYASLVEVDGGYALIWSR, from the coding sequence ATGGCTCAGATCGGCACCTTCACCCGCAACGACGATGGCTCGTTTGTCGGCACCATCAAGACGCTCACCCTCAACATCAAGGCCCGCTTCGTCCCGGCCGCGAAGGACAGCGACAAGGCTCCCGACCTGCGCGCCCAGAGCAATGGGATCGAGATCGGCGCCGGGTGGCGCAAGACCGCCAAGGAGACCGGCCGCGACTACCACTCGGTCAAGCTGGACGACCCGAGCTTCCCCGCCCCGATCTACGCCAGCCTGGTCGAGGTCGACGGCGGCTACGCCCTGATCTGGTCCCGTTGA
- a CDS encoding replication initiator protein A has product MDDPRFSARRTDIAVRDVADLMVWPWFSLAKSPRRAPIVFEQGAVCIRVEPAGGLGIATLWDADVLVWAASQLTEALDAGRTPTRHLETPAYPLLRFLGRGVGRHDYALLHAAFDRLAATRVETTLRAGPQGPARFRWLDGWEPTAAGVRLTLPDWLFVAVCERRVLTLDPGYFDLTGGVARWLYRLVRKMGGRQRGGGAIGVRRLHARSGSPVRSAEFARHIRRIASIGLPGYRLSIERGGGEERLLFSRARPLANLSTAPCGQPVNDVGTSYLSENGISPCRLAGEHHPDSESSPWPASPIRPYNLYNLNNNRLLAADSSTPPPVDKSSGAGRAPR; this is encoded by the coding sequence ATGGACGACCCCCGCTTTTCCGCCCGCCGCACCGACATCGCGGTGCGCGACGTGGCCGACCTGATGGTCTGGCCGTGGTTCAGCCTCGCCAAATCCCCACGCCGCGCGCCCATTGTCTTCGAACAGGGCGCGGTGTGCATCCGGGTTGAGCCGGCCGGCGGCCTCGGCATCGCCACCCTCTGGGACGCCGACGTGCTGGTCTGGGCGGCCAGCCAGCTGACCGAGGCCCTCGACGCCGGCCGGACGCCCACCCGGCATCTGGAAACCCCGGCGTATCCGCTTCTGCGCTTCCTCGGCCGCGGCGTCGGCCGGCACGACTACGCGCTGCTGCACGCCGCCTTCGACCGTCTGGCGGCCACCCGCGTCGAGACCACGCTGCGCGCCGGGCCGCAGGGACCGGCCCGCTTCCGCTGGCTGGACGGGTGGGAGCCGACCGCGGCCGGCGTCCGCCTGACGCTGCCGGACTGGTTGTTCGTGGCGGTGTGCGAGCGCCGCGTGCTGACGCTGGATCCCGGCTATTTCGACCTCACCGGCGGAGTGGCGCGCTGGCTGTACCGGCTGGTGCGCAAGATGGGCGGCCGGCAGCGCGGCGGCGGCGCCATCGGGGTGCGCCGCCTGCACGCCCGCAGCGGCAGTCCGGTGCGCTCGGCCGAGTTCGCCCGCCACATCCGGCGGATCGCGTCCATCGGCCTGCCGGGCTACCGGCTGTCCATCGAGCGGGGCGGTGGCGAGGAGCGGCTGCTGTTCTCCCGAGCGCGACCCTTGGCGAACCTGTCCACAGCCCCCTGTGGACAGCCTGTGAATGACGTCGGGACATCGTATCTATCGGAAAACGGGATATCACCATGCCGACTCGCGGGGGAACACCACCCCGACTCGGAGTCAAGTCCTTGGCCCGCTTCACCGATTCGCCCCTATAACTTATATAACTTAAACAATAACAGACTCTTGGCGGCTGACTCCTCGACTCCTCCGCCTGTGGATAAGTCGTCCGGAGCGGGGAGGGCGCCGCGATGA
- a CDS encoding DUF2285 domain-containing protein encodes MVPDADPLAGPGRRAVLPTPDGFHVVIADGARERRFLVLAPDLPPPGTVLWATVAFDRPRAPQVAGIERLAALMAGRPPPPELTPIQTGLLRHALQALDAALAGASLRDTAEAVFGERRVAADWFRSSPLRDQVRYLVRRGRRLMAGGYRELLAGRLGRGQR; translated from the coding sequence GTGGTTCCGGACGCTGATCCGCTGGCCGGGCCGGGGCGGCGGGCGGTGCTGCCGACGCCGGACGGCTTCCACGTGGTGATCGCCGACGGCGCCCGCGAGCGGCGCTTCCTGGTGCTGGCGCCCGACCTGCCGCCACCGGGAACCGTGCTGTGGGCCACCGTGGCGTTCGACCGGCCGCGGGCGCCGCAGGTCGCCGGGATCGAGCGGCTGGCGGCGCTGATGGCGGGCCGGCCGCCGCCGCCCGAGCTGACGCCCATCCAGACCGGCCTGCTGCGCCACGCCCTGCAGGCGCTCGACGCCGCCCTGGCCGGCGCCAGCCTGCGCGACACCGCCGAGGCGGTGTTCGGCGAGCGGCGGGTGGCGGCCGACTGGTTCCGCTCCAGTCCCCTGCGCGATCAGGTCCGCTACCTGGTCCGCCGGGGTCGGCGGCTGATGGCCGGCGGCTACCGCGAGCTGCTGGCCGGCCGCCTCGGGCGCGGCCAGCGGTAG
- a CDS encoding transcriptional regulator domain-containing protein, whose translation MRIRPFIHDEDGFMTGTRDWRSAAAYTDTAALPVAGWAWEFLRRNPEYRAGTRAVAPRSAEHTAVGRRWGLSFRRGSGSLRPRHGDLLGAGPAAGAGAACPGSCGTNPCGSGR comes from the coding sequence ATGCGCATCCGTCCCTTCATCCATGACGAGGACGGTTTCATGACAGGCACGAGAGACTGGCGGTCCGCCGCCGCCTACACCGACACGGCAGCGCTGCCGGTGGCGGGCTGGGCGTGGGAGTTCCTGCGCCGCAATCCCGAGTACAGGGCCGGGACGCGGGCCGTCGCGCCGCGCTCGGCGGAACACACCGCCGTGGGCCGGCGCTGGGGGTTGTCCTTTCGCCGAGGATCCGGATCGCTCCGCCCACGACACGGCGATCTTCTGGGCGCCGGACCTGCTGCCGGAGCTGGTGCGGCTTGTCCCGGCTCCTGTGGGACGAACCCCTGTGGTTCCGGACGCTGA
- a CDS encoding VirB3 family type IV secretion system protein yields the protein MQAPPLPEGWEKPVRRTSVRPTKMPLGVPMELLAIAIWLAAELWLALGAIPQAVVGFLLVFLTARTLTRRDPWWLEIVRQNASAWLLRALRTGGRSLSLSSYRAPR from the coding sequence ATGCAGGCCCCGCCGCTGCCCGAGGGATGGGAGAAGCCGGTGCGCCGCACCTCGGTGCGGCCGACCAAGATGCCGCTCGGCGTGCCCATGGAGCTGCTGGCCATCGCGATCTGGCTGGCCGCGGAGCTGTGGCTGGCGCTGGGCGCCATCCCGCAGGCGGTGGTGGGGTTCCTGCTGGTCTTCCTGACGGCGCGCACCCTGACGCGCCGCGATCCCTGGTGGTTGGAGATCGTCCGCCAGAACGCCTCGGCCTGGTTGCTGCGGGCGCTGCGCACCGGCGGCCGCTCGCTGTCCCTCTCATCCTACCGCGCCCCGAGGTGA
- a CDS encoding type IV secretory system conjugative DNA transfer family protein translates to MTEPSSIILGAYGREPLRERTLQPVLVIGPTGSGKTTTVVHPTLLAAWRESAVVWDFKGSVTEDTSRARTRFGDVIVLDLARSGGPRYNPLMAVRPEPYLVPDCQHAARILTEGEQEGHWRNAAFSYLTGVFVFLLTAAADSEKSLAGARRHILLGDDGLALMLAEGVHPTAQRAAQELWDKSLAAADTAERDEAAGKPKGGRGGGADKSLHYRKSVYVTASVLLAEFEDPVLEAQTAVSDFSISDLVAGERPVTLYIVARPLDARRLRRVFKLILTQMVDFLTIDRILADDGRARRWRLLVALDEFLQFHLREAAEWIKYVREYGIRLLLLAQSLSEVEEEYGRGLTANCRLVVFRPNSSDEAERISRMVGEAIEEVPTRSTSKGLLDLFPTVSRGVRVDRRPVMPMHAALEMDGNDLIVFGYGKPIRATRLHPYADPLWRPLYGRAAAAWTPNPDANRWFGTGHPADTAARAPDPPAPPHRPGTLPRLWT, encoded by the coding sequence ATGACCGAACCCTCCTCCATCATCCTCGGCGCCTACGGCCGGGAGCCGCTGCGCGAGCGCACCCTGCAGCCGGTCCTTGTCATCGGGCCGACCGGCTCGGGCAAGACCACGACGGTCGTCCATCCGACGCTGCTGGCGGCGTGGCGCGAGAGCGCGGTGGTATGGGACTTCAAGGGTTCCGTCACCGAGGACACCAGCCGCGCCCGCACCCGCTTCGGCGACGTCATCGTGCTCGATCTCGCCCGGTCCGGCGGGCCGCGCTACAACCCGCTGATGGCGGTGCGGCCCGAGCCCTACCTCGTCCCCGACTGCCAGCACGCCGCGCGCATCCTCACCGAGGGCGAGCAGGAGGGGCACTGGCGCAACGCCGCCTTCTCCTACCTCACCGGCGTCTTCGTCTTCCTGCTCACAGCGGCGGCGGATTCCGAGAAGTCCCTGGCGGGTGCGCGCCGGCACATCCTGCTCGGCGACGACGGGCTGGCGCTGATGCTGGCCGAGGGCGTCCACCCGACCGCCCAGCGCGCCGCCCAGGAGCTGTGGGACAAGAGCCTCGCCGCCGCCGACACCGCCGAGCGCGACGAGGCCGCTGGCAAGCCCAAGGGCGGGCGGGGCGGCGGCGCCGACAAGAGCCTGCACTACCGCAAGTCGGTCTACGTCACCGCCTCGGTGCTGCTCGCCGAGTTCGAGGACCCGGTGCTGGAGGCGCAGACCGCCGTCAGCGACTTTTCGATTTCCGACCTCGTGGCGGGGGAGCGGCCGGTCACCCTCTACATCGTCGCCCGCCCGCTCGACGCCCGGCGCTTGCGCCGGGTGTTCAAGCTGATCCTGACGCAGATGGTGGATTTCCTCACCATCGACCGCATCCTGGCCGACGACGGCCGGGCGCGGCGCTGGCGGCTGCTGGTGGCGCTCGACGAGTTCCTGCAGTTCCACCTGCGCGAGGCGGCGGAGTGGATCAAGTACGTCCGCGAGTACGGCATCCGCCTCCTGCTGCTGGCCCAGAGCCTGTCGGAGGTGGAGGAGGAGTACGGCCGCGGCCTCACCGCCAATTGCCGGCTGGTGGTCTTCCGCCCCAACTCCTCGGACGAGGCCGAGCGGATCAGCCGCATGGTCGGCGAGGCGATCGAGGAGGTGCCGACGCGCTCGACCTCCAAGGGGCTGCTCGACCTCTTCCCCACCGTCAGCCGCGGCGTGCGGGTGGACCGCCGGCCGGTGATGCCGATGCACGCGGCGCTGGAGATGGACGGCAACGACCTGATCGTCTTCGGCTACGGCAAGCCGATCCGCGCCACACGCCTGCACCCCTACGCCGATCCGCTGTGGCGCCCGCTCTACGGCCGCGCTGCGGCGGCCTGGACTCCCAACCCGGACGCCAACCGCTGGTTCGGCACCGGCCACCCCGCCGACACGGCCGCCCGCGCCCCCGATCCGCCCGCGCCGCCGCACCGTCCCGGCACACTCCCGAGGCTCTGGACATGA
- a CDS encoding CpaF/VirB11 family protein — translation MTGPAASDPDRQALLLASLGRLREDLFGDLLSREDVANVLVLPPLRGQGACRVLVKNGPSPEFVREADPDQVRRFLAYVAGFQRKELRRDRPTLDVTLPETGERIHADVEPVTTGPACSIRKPYRGRITLDDWVLSGAATPLQARILRRLIDGRRTVVIAGDVDTGKTTLLRACLEEPAFRDGLPAVLQDPYEFEPPCPHAYAMVADPWADPPVTLETLVANALRVPMTHLVLGEVRRAEARQMVVGWTTGHPGLCTVHAGSAWDALDRIAQMVGLGGIAMDALQMRWIAKAVHAVVHLARDGTGKRFVNEIVRVERFDPEHGFVLRPLGAGELDGGGEDAT, via the coding sequence ATGACCGGGCCGGCGGCGTCCGATCCCGACCGTCAGGCCCTGCTGCTGGCGTCGCTGGGCCGGCTGCGGGAAGACCTGTTCGGCGACCTGCTGTCCCGCGAGGACGTCGCCAACGTCCTGGTGCTGCCGCCGTTGCGCGGGCAGGGGGCCTGCCGGGTGCTGGTCAAGAACGGCCCGTCGCCGGAGTTCGTCCGGGAGGCCGATCCCGATCAGGTCCGCCGCTTCCTCGCCTACGTCGCCGGCTTCCAGCGCAAGGAGCTGCGCCGCGACCGCCCGACCCTCGACGTCACCCTGCCGGAGACCGGCGAGCGCATCCACGCCGACGTCGAGCCGGTCACCACCGGCCCGGCCTGCTCGATCCGCAAGCCCTATCGCGGCCGCATCACCCTCGACGACTGGGTGCTCTCCGGCGCCGCGACACCGCTCCAGGCGCGGATCCTCCGCCGGCTGATTGACGGGCGCCGCACGGTGGTGATCGCCGGCGACGTCGACACCGGCAAGACCACGCTGCTGCGCGCCTGCCTGGAGGAACCCGCCTTTCGGGACGGCCTGCCGGCGGTGTTGCAGGATCCCTACGAGTTCGAGCCGCCGTGCCCGCACGCCTACGCCATGGTCGCCGACCCGTGGGCCGACCCGCCGGTCACCCTGGAGACGCTGGTCGCCAACGCGCTGCGCGTGCCGATGACGCATCTGGTGCTCGGCGAGGTCCGCCGCGCCGAGGCGCGGCAGATGGTGGTCGGCTGGACCACCGGGCATCCGGGGTTGTGCACCGTGCACGCCGGCTCGGCCTGGGACGCCCTCGACCGCATCGCCCAGATGGTCGGGCTGGGCGGCATCGCCATGGACGCCCTGCAGATGCGCTGGATCGCCAAGGCGGTGCACGCGGTGGTGCACCTCGCCCGGGACGGCACGGGCAAGCGCTTCGTGAACGAGATCGTCCGGGTCGAGCGCTTCGATCCGGAGCACGGCTTCGTCCTCCGCCCGCTGGGGGCGGGGGAGCTTGACGGTGGAGGTGAGGATGCAACGTAA
- a CDS encoding helix-turn-helix domain-containing protein produces the protein MTPERCRFLRRQLGWSQEALAEKATLSVSAVRAFELGRGSLRGYVPGSLRRAFEAAGIRTDSDGAPRAAAVD, from the coding sequence ATGACCCCGGAGCGGTGCCGGTTCCTCCGGCGTCAACTGGGATGGTCGCAGGAAGCCCTCGCCGAGAAGGCGACGCTGTCGGTGTCGGCGGTGCGCGCCTTCGAACTCGGCAGGGGCTCGTTGCGGGGTTACGTGCCGGGCAGCCTCCGGCGGGCCTTCGAAGCCGCGGGGATCCGCACGGACAGCGATGGAGCGCCACGGGCAGCTGCGGTGGATTGA
- a CDS encoding conjugal transfer protein TrbE yields MLDLTAFDDGFDSLSRHLPWDCFVWPGVVLLEEDGALMAVVEYGGRDQDGQDPAERMQTALAAGNVLFPFTGGWTFHFEMQRRSVAGYPRSTGTHPVSELIDRERRDRLDAAGRQLRTRTFVAITYTPARPTMRTVASWFTRNPPERARPDVMRDHVEPFRQLVLQFASLLGRAVGWARMLDDDGVQTLLHNCVSPLYQRHVTAPDLPGFPIKANLVDVGFKPGSFPAWSNGGTEWPVRMIGIGGYPKVSHPGLLNVLDKLPFEFRWSVRFEAMDHVQARGVFAALWRKHDDTSYDWRSVLLRAVGGYAALRHDPVGVMEALEAEAARLEAEQAGTSSGWMTPTAVLWGRSVEEVEERRDELVKALRTLGFTVIEETWGAERAWYGTLPGHVRPNPRKVPLTQVQLADFLILSSAWGGPERNPHLKCDPLMQLEAEGGTPLMIDIHQGQDGAALVIGPPRTGKSTVLAFMGHQFLARVPNGRVVWIDVDATESTSLVATWAAGGEFLSMGSGDAVLGDLALQPLADVDTPNGFAWGHGFVMDLLRLQGVLGPGNLSAAEAGDAVDAALHLLAVSPPAERTLSHLAHLVQDNIVRIALEPYCRGGPYGDLVDAAEDRFLGSAWTTVDIGALIDRGPGAAPVIKALFRRFYRLFEDGRPTLFLVDEAFKALKHQPAELDELRRRGPKKNVALVLATHQLDDIEGSAIAAMLKTIQVLVLLADPNAAKRSILRAWGLNATQAAQVARAMPRRDVFFKTPEGSRLGQLTLDPAALAVCGCGGAAHKRRAFELRTEVGPQRFAAEWLRRHGLAEAADTLETLHEGETP; encoded by the coding sequence ATGCTCGACCTGACCGCCTTCGATGACGGCTTCGATTCCCTGTCCCGGCACCTGCCGTGGGACTGCTTCGTCTGGCCCGGCGTGGTGCTGCTGGAGGAGGACGGCGCGCTGATGGCCGTCGTCGAGTACGGCGGCCGCGACCAGGACGGCCAGGACCCGGCCGAGCGGATGCAGACGGCGCTGGCCGCCGGCAACGTGCTGTTCCCCTTCACCGGCGGCTGGACCTTCCATTTCGAGATGCAGCGCCGGTCCGTTGCCGGCTATCCCCGCAGCACGGGTACACACCCCGTCTCCGAGCTGATCGACCGGGAGCGGCGTGACCGCCTCGACGCCGCTGGCCGGCAGTTGCGCACCCGCACCTTCGTGGCGATCACGTACACGCCGGCCCGGCCCACCATGCGCACCGTGGCCTCCTGGTTCACCCGCAACCCGCCGGAGCGCGCCCGGCCGGACGTCATGCGCGACCACGTCGAGCCCTTCCGTCAGCTCGTGCTTCAGTTCGCCAGCCTGCTCGGCCGTGCCGTCGGCTGGGCGCGCATGCTGGACGACGATGGCGTGCAGACCCTGCTGCACAACTGCGTCTCGCCCCTGTACCAGCGCCACGTCACCGCCCCCGACCTTCCGGGCTTCCCGATCAAGGCCAACCTCGTGGACGTCGGCTTCAAGCCCGGCTCGTTCCCGGCCTGGAGCAACGGCGGGACGGAATGGCCCGTCCGGATGATCGGCATCGGCGGCTACCCCAAGGTCAGCCACCCCGGCCTGCTCAACGTGCTGGATAAGCTGCCCTTCGAGTTCCGCTGGTCGGTACGCTTCGAGGCGATGGACCACGTCCAGGCGCGCGGCGTCTTCGCCGCGCTGTGGCGCAAGCACGACGACACCTCCTACGACTGGCGCTCCGTTCTGCTGCGCGCGGTGGGCGGCTACGCCGCCCTGCGCCACGACCCGGTCGGCGTCATGGAGGCGCTGGAAGCGGAAGCCGCCCGGCTGGAGGCCGAGCAGGCCGGCACCAGCTCGGGCTGGATGACCCCCACCGCCGTGCTGTGGGGCCGCTCGGTCGAGGAGGTGGAGGAGCGCCGCGACGAACTGGTCAAGGCGCTGCGCACGCTGGGCTTCACCGTCATCGAGGAGACCTGGGGGGCCGAGCGGGCGTGGTACGGCACGTTGCCTGGCCACGTGCGCCCCAACCCACGCAAGGTGCCGCTGACCCAGGTCCAACTCGCCGACTTCCTCATCCTCTCCTCGGCCTGGGGCGGGCCGGAGCGCAACCCGCATCTGAAATGCGATCCGCTGATGCAGTTGGAGGCCGAGGGCGGAACCCCGTTGATGATCGATATTCATCAGGGCCAGGACGGGGCGGCGCTGGTGATCGGCCCGCCGCGCACCGGCAAGTCCACCGTGCTCGCCTTCATGGGGCATCAGTTCCTCGCTCGGGTGCCGAACGGGCGCGTGGTGTGGATCGACGTCGATGCCACGGAGAGCACGTCGCTGGTGGCGACCTGGGCGGCCGGCGGCGAGTTCCTGTCCATGGGCTCCGGCGACGCGGTATTGGGCGACCTCGCCTTGCAGCCGCTGGCCGACGTCGACACCCCCAACGGCTTCGCCTGGGGCCATGGCTTCGTCATGGACCTGCTGCGCCTTCAGGGCGTGCTGGGACCGGGGAACCTCTCGGCGGCCGAGGCCGGCGACGCGGTGGACGCCGCCCTGCACCTGCTGGCTGTCTCGCCGCCAGCCGAACGCACGCTGTCGCACCTTGCCCATCTGGTGCAGGACAACATCGTCCGCATCGCGCTGGAACCCTATTGCCGCGGCGGCCCCTACGGCGATCTCGTCGATGCGGCGGAGGACCGTTTCCTCGGCTCGGCCTGGACCACGGTGGACATCGGCGCGCTGATCGACCGCGGCCCCGGTGCGGCGCCGGTGATCAAGGCGCTGTTCCGCCGCTTCTACCGCCTGTTCGAGGACGGTCGGCCGACCCTGTTCCTGGTCGACGAGGCGTTCAAGGCGCTCAAGCACCAGCCGGCCGAGCTGGACGAACTGCGCCGGCGCGGGCCGAAGAAGAACGTCGCCCTGGTGCTGGCCACCCACCAGCTCGACGACATCGAGGGCTCGGCCATCGCGGCGATGCTGAAGACCATCCAGGTCCTGGTGCTGCTCGCCGACCCCAACGCCGCCAAGCGCTCCATCCTGCGCGCCTGGGGGCTGAACGCCACCCAGGCCGCTCAGGTCGCCCGCGCCATGCCGCGCCGCGACGTCTTCTTCAAGACGCCCGAGGGCAGCCGGCTCGGCCAGCTCACCCTCGATCCGGCGGCGCTCGCCGTCTGCGGCTGCGGCGGGGCGGCCCACAAGCGCCGGGCCTTCGAGCTGAGGACTGAGGTCGGGCCGCAGCGCTTCGCCGCGGAATGGCTGCGCCGTCACGGCTTGGCCGAGGCCGCCGACACCCTGGAGACGCTTCATGAAGGAGAAACCCCATGA
- a CDS encoding AAA family ATPase yields the protein MIAALVNLTPGVGRTTLAVNLAGELALQGKRVALMDVDGASGARDWAGMRRRNDLPALFDTVTITSAQLRCGLWGLGTSFDHVVIDTPARSPAAVRAALLAAETVLVPTLPDREAVGRCAATMQLVVEALAAEPMLAAALVLTRAPEGLLVELGTEAGALGLRLPVAAAVVRQRLAFATSRSTGLLVPELEMAGRAEADVRHLVSEVFGLGSVPVAG from the coding sequence ATGATCGCCGCCCTGGTCAACCTGACGCCGGGGGTGGGGCGTACCACGCTGGCGGTCAACCTGGCCGGCGAGCTGGCCCTGCAAGGCAAGCGGGTGGCGCTGATGGACGTGGACGGCGCTTCGGGTGCGCGGGACTGGGCGGGGATGCGGCGGCGCAACGACCTGCCGGCCCTGTTCGACACCGTCACGATCACCAGCGCCCAGCTGCGCTGCGGGTTGTGGGGGCTGGGCACCAGCTTCGATCACGTGGTCATCGACACCCCGGCCCGTTCGCCGGCAGCGGTGCGGGCGGCCCTGCTGGCGGCGGAGACCGTGCTGGTGCCGACCCTGCCGGACCGGGAGGCGGTGGGGCGCTGTGCCGCCACGATGCAGCTGGTCGTCGAGGCGCTGGCGGCCGAGCCGATGCTGGCGGCGGCGCTGGTGCTGACCCGGGCGCCGGAGGGGCTGTTGGTGGAACTGGGCACCGAGGCGGGGGCGCTGGGTCTGCGCCTGCCGGTGGCGGCGGCGGTGGTGCGGCAACGGCTGGCCTTCGCGACGAGCCGGAGCACCGGGCTGCTGGTGCCGGAGCTGGAGATGGCCGGGCGGGCCGAGGCCGATGTCCGCCACCTCGTCTCGGAGGTCTTCGGCCTGGGATCGGTCCCAGTGGCGGGCTGA
- the parA gene encoding ParA family partition ATPase, with product MIVAFLNQKGGVGKTTLALHLAGELTRRGHRVLLIDADPQGSALDWAEQRNREGLPRLFAMVGLARETLHREVPDLASGVEHVVIDGPPRVTALARSAILTAERVLIPVQPSPFDAWASAELLRLLDEARGWKPDLSARFLLNRCIARTRLLRDARRELAGVVPPAMAASVGQRVVFARCVRSGRLAFESEPDSTAAQEIAALAAELLGTGP from the coding sequence ATGATCGTGGCCTTCCTCAACCAGAAGGGGGGTGTCGGCAAGACGACGCTCGCTCTCCACCTCGCCGGGGAGCTGACCCGGCGTGGCCATCGCGTGCTGCTGATCGACGCCGATCCCCAGGGCTCGGCGCTCGACTGGGCGGAACAGCGCAACCGCGAGGGGCTGCCGCGGCTGTTCGCCATGGTCGGGCTGGCGCGCGAGACCCTGCACCGCGAGGTGCCCGACCTGGCCTCCGGGGTCGAGCACGTGGTCATCGACGGGCCGCCGCGGGTGACGGCGCTGGCGCGCTCGGCGATCCTGACGGCCGAGCGGGTGCTGATTCCGGTGCAGCCCAGCCCGTTCGACGCCTGGGCCTCGGCCGAGTTGCTGCGCCTGCTCGACGAGGCGCGCGGCTGGAAACCGGACCTGTCCGCCCGTTTCCTGCTCAACCGCTGCATCGCCCGCACCCGGCTGCTCCGTGACGCCCGCCGCGAGTTGGCTGGGGTGGTGCCGCCGGCGATGGCGGCATCGGTCGGCCAGCGCGTCGTCTTCGCCCGCTGCGTGCGCTCCGGCCGGCTGGCCTTCGAGAGCGAACCGGACTCCACGGCGGCGCAGGAGATCGCGGCCCTGGCCGCCGAGCTGCTGGGGACCGGGCCATGA
- a CDS encoding helix-turn-helix transcriptional regulator, translating to MHDTADDLPQRFLRTAEAGRFLGLSGRTLEKHRVYGTGPRYRKIGGRVVYALDDLKAWADRGLRTSTSDPGAATVRPARR from the coding sequence ATGCACGACACCGCCGACGATCTGCCGCAACGTTTCCTGCGCACGGCCGAGGCCGGGCGCTTCCTCGGCCTGTCCGGCCGGACGCTGGAGAAGCACCGCGTCTACGGCACCGGCCCGCGCTACCGCAAGATCGGCGGGCGCGTGGTCTACGCGCTCGACGACCTGAAGGCCTGGGCCGATCGCGGCCTGCGCACCTCGACCTCCGACCCCGGCGCCGCCACCGTGCGGCCGGCCCGCCGCTGA
- a CDS encoding helix-turn-helix domain-containing protein → MEDLPDILAANIRRLRRERAITQEELAHISGIDRSYVGQIERAEHKASVVTLGRLARALKVLPGDLLALPPDHPFLSELAGPTQDGDGGA, encoded by the coding sequence ATGGAGGATCTGCCCGACATACTGGCCGCGAACATCCGGCGCCTGCGGCGTGAGCGCGCCATCACGCAGGAGGAGCTCGCGCATATCTCGGGCATCGACCGCAGCTACGTCGGCCAGATCGAGCGGGCCGAGCACAAGGCGAGCGTGGTGACGCTCGGCCGGCTGGCGCGGGCGCTGAAGGTGCTCCCCGGCGATCTGCTGGCGCTGCCCCCCGATCACCCCTTCCTCTCCGAACTGGCCGGCCCCACCCAAGACGGTGACGGCGGTGCGTGA
- a CDS encoding chromosome partitioning protein ParB yields MSAERIGFGARPGAPDAWVRRGEGGPAKAEVYTARLTVDITPELRGRIRIAAFRRGVTMAALLRELLEARFAGEEGA; encoded by the coding sequence ATGAGCGCGGAACGGATCGGCTTCGGCGCCCGCCCGGGTGCGCCCGACGCCTGGGTGCGCCGGGGCGAGGGCGGGCCGGCCAAGGCGGAGGTCTACACCGCGCGGCTGACGGTGGACATCACGCCGGAGCTGCGCGGGCGAATCAGGATCGCCGCCTTCCGCCGGGGCGTCACCATGGCGGCGCTGCTGCGCGAGCTGCTGGAAGCCCGCTTCGCCGGGGAGGAGGGGGCATGA
- a CDS encoding helix-turn-helix transcriptional regulator: protein MNLTPAQCRAARGLVNMTQQQLAEASGVSLRTITHFEKGGRTPIPAILRALKDTLEAAGVIFIPSNGEGVGVRLRKGTEPLAGLNHGGN, encoded by the coding sequence ATGAACCTGACGCCCGCTCAATGCCGCGCCGCCCGCGGTCTGGTGAACATGACCCAGCAGCAGCTCGCCGAGGCGAGCGGCGTGAGCCTGCGCACCATCACGCATTTCGAGAAAGGCGGGCGCACCCCCATACCCGCCATTCTGCGGGCGCTGAAGGATACGCTCGAGGCGGCCGGCGTCATCTTCATCCCCAGCAATGGCGAAGGTGTCGGCGTCCGCCTCCGCAAAGGCACCGAGCCACTGGCGGGGCTGAACCATGGTGGGAATTGA
- a CDS encoding DNA -binding domain-containing protein, which produces MRKPRIDAPVFDVAPTGEALTDYDRLHLVTYLRLLDAAADGADPDEVARIVLRIDPDEEPERARRAHASHLARARWMTESGYRHLLVSG; this is translated from the coding sequence ATGAGGAAGCCGCGCATCGACGCGCCGGTGTTCGACGTGGCGCCCACCGGCGAGGCGCTGACCGACTACGACCGGCTGCATCTGGTCACCTACCTGCGCCTGCTCGACGCCGCGGCGGACGGCGCCGACCCCGACGAGGTCGCCCGGATCGTGCTGCGCATCGACCCGGACGAGGAACCCGAGCGCGCCCGGCGTGCCCACGCCAGCCACCTCGCTCGTGCCCGTTGGATGACCGAAAGCGGCTACCGCCACCTGCTCGTTTCAGGTTAA